The following coding sequences are from one Fusibacter sp. A1 window:
- a CDS encoding helix-turn-helix transcriptional regulator, whose protein sequence is MDKLINKTNGKVLGSIIKMNRLRQNMSQKALSEGICVNSYLSRIENAEILPSEEVIGDLFSALAIDYRDDEVFINKAYEDFNAFLDGLMFNEFDQSNKMFLEIETNEEAYVNSPVIIDYYIIKLAYYCTQSREVFNETKSLLKSVKELMTPSQKFKYYLYTGIDTLKVAADIEKAKVQFEKAAQFGSNGHLYNWLGYAQLASKRPIQAMDHLKKALECYVSDGNITSIIGAYEMIGLIYYTVSDYQSGIESYKKALRYAKSTNRDYHVINISNQIAWGLMRTSRYDQALETLVDDRYNSDITVNASVTKFLIGYYLKSPVMLDALKQEFNYRNKSMHRMIYSVLLYDEYFDDKGTWLIGEDELKSLYEFAAATHFELEKAFREIAIDYYKSHRKYKEALMLTEGHMEL, encoded by the coding sequence GTGGACAAGCTGATCAATAAAACAAATGGAAAGGTTTTGGGGTCGATCATCAAGATGAACCGATTGCGCCAAAACATGTCTCAAAAGGCTTTGTCAGAAGGAATATGTGTCAATTCGTACTTAAGTAGAATCGAAAATGCTGAAATACTGCCATCAGAAGAGGTCATAGGTGACCTCTTTTCGGCACTTGCAATCGACTACCGAGACGATGAGGTCTTTATCAATAAGGCGTATGAAGATTTCAACGCTTTTTTGGACGGATTGATGTTCAACGAGTTCGATCAGTCCAATAAGATGTTTTTAGAGATTGAAACAAACGAGGAGGCCTATGTCAACTCACCTGTCATCATCGACTATTACATTATCAAGCTTGCCTATTACTGTACGCAAAGCAGAGAAGTGTTCAACGAGACCAAATCGCTTTTAAAATCGGTTAAGGAACTGATGACACCCTCTCAAAAGTTCAAGTATTATCTGTATACGGGCATAGATACCCTAAAGGTGGCTGCGGATATCGAAAAAGCGAAAGTGCAGTTCGAAAAGGCGGCGCAGTTCGGTTCGAACGGCCATTTGTACAACTGGCTCGGCTATGCACAGCTCGCCTCTAAACGGCCGATACAAGCGATGGACCACTTGAAAAAAGCGCTTGAATGCTATGTGTCTGATGGTAACATCACAAGTATCATCGGCGCATACGAAATGATCGGGCTCATCTACTATACGGTCAGCGACTATCAGTCGGGTATCGAATCGTATAAAAAGGCGCTAAGGTATGCGAAATCGACCAATAGGGACTACCATGTCATCAATATCAGCAATCAGATCGCTTGGGGGCTGATGAGAACATCAAGATACGATCAAGCGCTGGAAACGCTTGTTGACGACCGCTACAACAGCGACATCACCGTCAATGCGAGTGTGACAAAGTTTTTAATCGGTTATTATCTTAAAAGTCCGGTCATGCTTGACGCCTTAAAACAGGAGTTCAACTACAGAAACAAATCGATGCATAGGATGATCTATTCGGTGCTGCTTTACGACGAGTACTTTGACGACAAGGGAACATGGCTCATCGGTGAGGATGAACTCAAGTCGCTGTACGAATTTGCAGCCGCGACCCACTTTGAGCTTGAAAAAGCCTTTAGGGAAATCGCGATCGACTACTATAAATCGCATAGAAAATACAAGGAAGCGCTGATGCTGACAGAAGGACATATGGAGTTGTGA
- the malQ gene encoding 4-alpha-glucanotransferase gives MKERASGILMHISSLPSPYGIGDFGQTAYDFVDFLKKAKQKVWQILPIGITGYGDSPYQSFSAYAGNPYFIDLDALVEQGFLRKDEILKANLGNNSESIEYDKLYFHKMPLLKIAYDRAKGKIQGELDAFYKEQIDWLESFALYMSIKAHHNNGSWLEWPKEYDSINNTQVKLFAKEYKDEIFFWVFTQYLVYGQWKALKSYANEHGISIVGDLPIYVSEDSADVWANPRLFKLDEKFNPITVAGCPPDAFAATGQLWGNPIYDWEYMDTHGYKWWIERIEHSFELFDIVRIDHFRGFQDFWEIPYGDETAENGAWTKGPSKKLFDAIRNALGQVNIIAEDLGFMTDEVTELREYTNFPGMKVLQFAFDSREESDYLPHNYDKNCIAYTGTHDNDTVNGWLEAVDGEDKEFAIKYCKLDETEGYNWGLIRTAWASTAYLSVAQMQDFLGLGSEARMNIPSTLGGNWVWRVRPEMLSDELAEKIADITLLYRR, from the coding sequence ATGAAAGAAAGAGCAAGTGGCATCTTGATGCACATTTCGTCACTTCCATCACCATATGGAATCGGTGATTTTGGACAGACAGCATATGATTTTGTGGACTTTCTAAAAAAAGCAAAACAAAAGGTGTGGCAAATACTTCCTATTGGAATCACAGGCTATGGCGATTCGCCTTACCAGTCATTTTCGGCATATGCGGGCAATCCGTATTTTATAGATCTTGACGCACTCGTAGAACAGGGTTTTTTACGAAAAGATGAGATTCTAAAGGCGAACCTCGGTAATAACTCTGAATCGATAGAGTATGATAAGTTATACTTTCATAAGATGCCGCTCCTTAAAATAGCTTATGACAGGGCAAAAGGAAAAATACAAGGTGAGTTGGATGCCTTTTACAAAGAGCAAATCGACTGGTTGGAATCTTTTGCGCTATACATGTCGATCAAGGCCCATCACAATAACGGTTCGTGGTTGGAATGGCCTAAGGAATACGATTCGATCAACAACACGCAGGTAAAACTGTTTGCTAAAGAATATAAGGATGAGATTTTCTTCTGGGTGTTCACGCAGTACCTTGTGTACGGTCAGTGGAAGGCGCTTAAGAGCTATGCCAACGAGCATGGTATTTCGATCGTGGGAGACCTGCCGATCTACGTATCGGAAGACAGCGCCGACGTATGGGCGAATCCTAGACTATTCAAACTTGACGAAAAGTTCAATCCGATCACTGTGGCGGGGTGCCCGCCAGACGCATTCGCGGCAACCGGTCAATTATGGGGAAATCCGATATACGACTGGGAATACATGGACACGCATGGCTACAAGTGGTGGATCGAGAGAATCGAGCATAGTTTTGAATTATTCGACATCGTAAGAATCGACCACTTCAGAGGCTTCCAAGATTTTTGGGAGATTCCATATGGAGATGAAACCGCGGAAAACGGGGCATGGACAAAAGGTCCAAGTAAAAAGCTGTTCGACGCCATTAGAAATGCGCTTGGTCAAGTGAACATCATCGCAGAAGACCTTGGATTCATGACCGATGAAGTGACCGAGCTGAGAGAATACACGAACTTCCCGGGGATGAAAGTACTGCAGTTCGCTTTTGACTCTAGAGAAGAGAGTGACTACCTACCTCATAACTATGATAAGAACTGCATCGCATACACCGGCACCCATGACAACGATACGGTAAACGGATGGCTTGAGGCTGTGGACGGCGAAGACAAGGAGTTTGCGATCAAATACTGCAAGCTTGATGAGACAGAAGGCTACAACTGGGGTCTTATCAGGACTGCGTGGGCGTCAACTGCGTACCTTTCTGTAGCACAGATGCAAGACTTCTTAGGACTAGGGTCAGAAGCTAGAATGAACATTCCATCAACACTTGGCGGTAACTGGGTATGGAGAGTAAGACCCGAAATGCTAAGCGATGAACTCGCCGAAAAAATTGCGGATATCACACTTCTATACAGACGATAG
- a CDS encoding TIM-barrel domain-containing protein, producing the protein MQTIKKFRFGTPIPTYAVTQPVDTSKENPSFVTIHENHAIITMNLSERTSVYGLGQQLGGINKRGRKYESYCTDDPHHTEDKTTLYGSHNFFLVLDDQANGFYLDFAGRVAYDIGYTDESLLTIKVFGTDFDLYQFKPDTPEAVVTEFRKIIGKPYMPPKWAFGYFQSRWGYSSEKDLLEVKDAFSKNDLPLEGIYVDIDYMERFKDFSVNKETYPDFKGLVNTFKKDNQYLVPIIDAGVKIEKGYDVYEQGLKGDHFVKGDDGKPYTAAVWPGHVHFPDFLRPETREWFGDLYKYLINQGIVGIWNDMNEPAIFYDDKKLGQAIKKAKDSEGKNLDIHTYFELGDVFRNLSNHQDYYDTMIHSYEGKEYSNDEVHNLYGYFMTQSAFEGFEKHLPGIRPLILSRASHIGMHRYGGIWTGDNASWWSHLETNVKQMSSLSMVGFLYSGADTGGFGANTSAQLLSRWLQFSVFTPLLRNHSAIGTRNQEPYQFSEEATSINRELIKVRYRLLPFIYSEYLKAVTDDKMLFKPLTFAYDDERVGDIEDQIMLGDHVMLVPVVKHNQRGRMVYLPEDMMLVSMDSKDIELKVYEKGDHYLSYDLDKVMFFLKKDAMIPIIESVNNTKETEDKDITWIGYATKKASYRLMDDDGVHKTQTAKTLIDRVVTIDLAGKTLGDTFILLGENSRLDIRDKDK; encoded by the coding sequence GTGCAGACGATTAAGAAATTTAGATTCGGTACTCCGATTCCAACCTACGCGGTGACTCAACCGGTTGATACCTCAAAAGAAAACCCTTCTTTTGTAACTATTCATGAGAATCACGCCATAATCACTATGAATTTATCTGAAAGAACTTCGGTTTATGGCTTAGGTCAACAGTTAGGTGGTATAAATAAACGAGGTAGAAAATATGAGTCTTACTGTACGGATGATCCTCATCATACAGAAGACAAGACGACGCTCTACGGTTCCCATAACTTCTTTTTAGTTTTAGATGATCAGGCAAATGGATTTTACCTTGATTTTGCAGGCAGAGTCGCCTATGACATAGGCTACACAGACGAATCTCTGCTAACAATCAAAGTGTTCGGTACCGATTTTGATCTTTATCAGTTTAAGCCTGATACCCCCGAAGCTGTTGTGACTGAATTTAGAAAGATCATCGGGAAACCCTATATGCCACCAAAGTGGGCGTTTGGATATTTTCAGTCTAGATGGGGATACAGTAGTGAAAAGGACCTGCTTGAAGTAAAGGATGCCTTTTCTAAAAACGACTTGCCCCTTGAAGGAATTTATGTCGATATCGACTATATGGAAAGGTTCAAAGACTTTTCTGTCAACAAGGAGACCTATCCTGATTTTAAGGGATTGGTCAATACATTTAAAAAAGACAACCAATACCTTGTACCTATCATCGATGCCGGTGTGAAAATTGAAAAAGGCTATGATGTGTATGAACAAGGTCTAAAGGGTGATCATTTTGTCAAAGGAGATGACGGCAAACCCTATACGGCAGCAGTTTGGCCGGGTCACGTTCATTTTCCAGATTTTTTGAGGCCTGAAACAAGAGAATGGTTCGGCGACTTGTACAAGTATCTGATCAATCAAGGGATTGTAGGCATATGGAATGACATGAACGAACCTGCAATTTTTTACGATGATAAGAAACTGGGCCAGGCGATAAAAAAAGCCAAGGACAGCGAGGGTAAGAACCTTGACATCCATACCTACTTTGAGCTTGGTGATGTGTTCAGAAACCTGAGTAACCATCAGGACTACTATGACACGATGATCCACAGCTATGAAGGAAAAGAATACAGCAATGACGAGGTACATAATCTTTACGGTTATTTCATGACTCAGTCCGCTTTTGAAGGATTTGAGAAGCATTTACCAGGCATCAGACCGCTGATCCTGTCAAGGGCCTCGCATATAGGCATGCACAGGTATGGTGGCATCTGGACAGGTGACAACGCATCATGGTGGTCGCATTTGGAGACCAATGTAAAGCAAATGTCCTCACTCAGCATGGTAGGGTTTTTATACAGTGGCGCTGATACCGGCGGATTTGGAGCCAACACCAGTGCTCAGCTGCTTTCGAGATGGCTGCAGTTTAGCGTGTTTACGCCTCTTTTAAGAAACCACTCCGCCATAGGAACAAGAAACCAGGAACCATACCAGTTTAGCGAGGAAGCCACATCGATCAATAGAGAGTTGATCAAGGTGAGATACCGTCTTCTTCCCTTTATCTATTCGGAATACCTTAAAGCGGTAACAGACGATAAGATGCTCTTTAAGCCCTTGACCTTTGCGTATGATGATGAAAGGGTAGGGGATATCGAAGATCAGATCATGCTTGGTGATCACGTGATGCTGGTTCCTGTAGTGAAGCACAATCAAAGAGGAAGAATGGTCTATCTGCCAGAAGATATGATGCTTGTGAGTATGGACTCAAAAGACATTGAACTTAAGGTTTATGAAAAAGGAGACCATTATCTCAGCTATGACCTTGATAAAGTGATGTTCTTCCTTAAAAAGGATGCCATGATTCCTATCATAGAATCTGTGAACAACACAAAAGAAACAGAAGATAAAGACATCACCTGGATCGGTTATGCCACTAAAAAGGCTAGCTACCGCTTAATGGATGACGATGGTGTCCATAAGACACAAACTGCTAAAACGCTTATAGACCGTGTGGTGACTATCGATTTGGCCGGTAAGACTTTAGGTGATACGTTCATTTTGCTCGGTGAAAACAGCAGATTGGATATAAGAGATAAAGACAAATAG
- a CDS encoding LacI family DNA-binding transcriptional regulator translates to MPVTIRDVAKLANVSPSTVSRVIADHPKISNQTKTIVLHAMKELNYKPNAIARSLANRKTSTLGIIIPNSDENLFSNPFFIQVMRGISIYSQKHGYRIVYTYSSKEEEEVKFIKEYIESNLVDGIILMTTVKNDQCTKFLREADFPFVVIGRPEHTEKTLWVDNDNFQAAYNMVNLLIGKGYTKIGFIGGSLSYNFSSDRYDGFLRALNVRGIDVNPDWVVHSSAFDVVSGYEACAKMFEHDGPEAIVTIDDLLGYGAMKWLDEMGKNEVKVTGFNNIQMSVYQESNMTSVDIHPDELGYQATKLLISKLAGSAVHNHCIVDTDIIERNL, encoded by the coding sequence ATGCCAGTTACAATAAGAGATGTAGCAAAACTTGCGAACGTATCACCATCAACGGTGTCACGGGTGATTGCAGATCACCCTAAAATATCAAATCAAACAAAAACAATTGTATTACACGCAATGAAAGAGTTGAACTATAAACCCAACGCCATTGCCCGAAGCCTTGCGAATAGAAAAACAAGCACACTGGGGATCATCATCCCGAACTCAGATGAGAACCTATTCAGCAATCCGTTTTTCATACAGGTTATGAGAGGAATCAGCATCTACTCTCAGAAGCACGGTTATAGAATCGTGTACACCTATAGCAGCAAGGAAGAGGAAGAAGTGAAATTCATTAAGGAGTACATCGAGTCAAACCTTGTGGATGGAATCATCTTGATGACAACCGTAAAAAATGACCAATGTACAAAATTCTTAAGAGAGGCTGATTTTCCATTTGTCGTGATTGGACGCCCTGAGCATACCGAAAAGACGCTCTGGGTGGATAACGACAACTTTCAGGCCGCTTATAATATGGTGAATTTACTGATTGGCAAAGGGTATACTAAAATCGGATTTATCGGTGGTAGTTTATCGTATAACTTTTCAAGCGATCGTTACGATGGTTTTTTGAGAGCGCTCAATGTGCGAGGCATAGATGTGAACCCTGATTGGGTTGTTCACAGTAGTGCTTTCGATGTTGTAAGCGGTTATGAGGCATGTGCCAAAATGTTTGAGCATGATGGTCCAGAAGCGATTGTTACAATTGATGATCTTCTTGGCTATGGTGCGATGAAGTGGCTTGATGAAATGGGTAAAAACGAGGTGAAGGTTACTGGGTTCAATAACATTCAAATGAGTGTCTATCAGGAATCCAACATGACATCCGTTGATATCCACCCTGACGAACTGGGGTATCAGGCAACCAAACTTTTAATCAGCAAATTGGCAGGTAGTGCTGTTCATAACCATTGCATCGTCGATACTGACATTATTGAAAGAAATCTTTAG
- a CDS encoding sugar ABC transporter permease → MDNLQFKKLLKKAIMYALLLMVTFIFIVPSIWIVGSSFNQGTNIFSTTLIPKNPTLFHYKELLFNTDYPLWFGNTLKIATLNMLLSLVLTISTAMAFSRFKFKGKKITMMTILILQMFPSMLAMMALYVILNRFGLLNTHLGLVIVYATGQIPFNTWLVKGYLDAIPKSLDEAARIDGASNITIVTKVVLPLAKPILVFVALQNFIGPWFDFVLPQVILRSQDKWTLALGLFRWVADRAQNNFTMFAAGAVLVTIPITILWAIFQKHIVEGLAAGASKG, encoded by the coding sequence ATGGATAATTTACAATTTAAGAAACTCCTAAAAAAAGCGATTATGTATGCGTTGCTTTTGATGGTCACATTCATTTTTATCGTTCCTTCAATTTGGATCGTGGGTTCATCTTTTAATCAGGGTACAAACATTTTCAGTACGACGCTGATACCTAAGAATCCAACATTGTTCCATTATAAAGAACTTTTATTCAATACCGATTATCCATTATGGTTCGGTAATACGCTAAAAATTGCCACGCTCAACATGCTTTTATCATTAGTTTTGACAATCTCGACAGCGATGGCGTTTTCGAGATTCAAATTTAAGGGAAAGAAGATCACGATGATGACGATCCTGATTCTTCAGATGTTCCCATCCATGCTTGCGATGATGGCTCTTTATGTAATACTGAATAGATTCGGTTTACTCAACACTCACCTGGGACTAGTCATCGTATACGCTACAGGACAGATCCCGTTTAACACATGGCTTGTAAAAGGCTATTTGGATGCTATTCCTAAAAGTCTTGATGAGGCAGCACGAATAGATGGTGCGAGCAACATCACAATTGTAACAAAGGTGGTACTTCCGCTAGCAAAACCGATCTTAGTATTTGTCGCACTTCAAAACTTTATCGGACCTTGGTTTGACTTTGTACTGCCTCAGGTAATACTTAGAAGCCAAGATAAATGGACGCTCGCACTTGGTCTGTTTAGATGGGTAGCGGATAGGGCGCAGAACAACTTCACGATGTTTGCCGCAGGTGCCGTACTGGTAACCATACCGATCACCATACTTTGGGCAATATTCCAGAAACACATTGTTGAAGGATTAGCAGCTGGAGCAAGTAAAGGTTAA
- a CDS encoding sugar ABC transporter permease — protein MNNIKKAGILSTLFMGLGQFYNKEWFKGIIYALIEVIFIVNALNGSLYMTFWGLITLGETKGVKGDHSINLLINSLMAIIVLGLFVLVYFINIKDAKEARKRIEAGEKAESIKGTLVRLNTTYFPHVMMAPGALLILFFTFLPILFTTLIAFTNFAAPYHLPPGNLVDWVGFENFVKLVTLPGWKETFFGVFGWTLVWTVATTVLNYFGGLGLALLTNSKDIKFKKLWRTLFIVPYAIPAFISLLTFRLILSGPGPLNSTLLQFGWISEKIPFLTDPTLAKIVVIVVYMWAGSPYWMALMSGILTNIDASLYEASDIDGASKWQQFTKITVPMVLFQTAPLLIMTFAHNFNNFGMIYLLNSGNPANPVYKQAGSTDILISWIYKMTLEKQWYGMAAAVTIVIFLIVATFAVIGFTQTKSFKEEDMI, from the coding sequence ATGAATAACATCAAAAAAGCGGGTATCCTCTCAACACTTTTCATGGGGCTAGGCCAGTTTTATAATAAAGAATGGTTTAAAGGTATTATCTATGCGCTTATCGAGGTAATCTTCATAGTAAACGCTTTAAACGGTTCGCTTTATATGACGTTTTGGGGACTAATCACGCTAGGTGAAACAAAAGGTGTTAAGGGCGATCATTCAATCAATTTACTAATTAACAGTTTAATGGCAATAATCGTTTTAGGTTTATTTGTATTAGTTTACTTTATCAACATCAAAGATGCGAAAGAAGCAAGAAAGCGCATCGAAGCAGGGGAAAAAGCAGAGTCGATCAAAGGTACACTCGTGAGACTCAACACTACCTATTTCCCACATGTAATGATGGCACCAGGCGCACTACTTATTTTATTCTTTACTTTTCTTCCGATCCTATTCACTACCCTGATCGCATTCACAAACTTTGCGGCACCTTATCACTTGCCACCAGGCAATTTGGTAGACTGGGTGGGTTTTGAAAACTTTGTAAAACTGGTGACACTACCAGGATGGAAAGAGACATTCTTTGGCGTGTTCGGCTGGACACTTGTTTGGACGGTAGCTACGACTGTACTCAACTACTTCGGTGGTTTAGGACTGGCGCTGCTTACAAACTCAAAAGATATTAAATTCAAAAAACTATGGCGTACATTATTCATCGTTCCATATGCCATACCAGCGTTTATTTCACTCCTTACTTTCAGGTTGATCCTTAGTGGACCTGGTCCGCTAAATTCGACGCTATTGCAGTTTGGATGGATCAGTGAGAAAATTCCGTTCCTGACAGATCCGACACTTGCTAAAATTGTGGTTATCGTCGTTTACATGTGGGCGGGTTCGCCTTATTGGATGGCGCTAATGTCAGGTATTTTAACAAACATAGATGCATCACTTTATGAAGCATCCGATATCGATGGCGCTTCAAAGTGGCAACAGTTCACAAAGATCACAGTACCGATGGTGTTGTTCCAAACAGCTCCGCTACTGATTATGACTTTTGCCCATAACTTTAACAACTTTGGCATGATCTATCTCTTAAACAGCGGTAATCCTGCCAATCCGGTATACAAGCAGGCTGGATCGACCGATATCCTGATTTCTTGGATCTACAAGATGACCCTTGAAAAACAATGGTACGGTATGGCCGCCGCGGTTACGATTGTGATATTCCTTATTGTAGCGACATTTGCTGTGATTGGATTTACACAAACCAAGTCGTTTAAAGAGGAGGACATGATATAA
- a CDS encoding maltose ABC transporter substrate-binding protein, producing the protein MKRVLSLVLALMLVLSLAACKPAEVAPTETPAETPAETQAETPAETPADDALMPEEGAELLVWESQGAELEFMQEMAAAFEAEYGVKVTVENVEHTDAGGRMAQDGPAGVGADVFAAPHDHTGNLVASGLVVPNMFADEMKEQMIDAAIIASSFDGEVFGFPRAIETYAMFYNKDIFPTPPATYEELIAFGKEYTDVNANQYAFYMDVDNAYFVQSFLAGGGGYVFGNGGSDATDVGLDSEGAIFGINEMMKLKEILPIPSGDADYGPMMGLFNEGKVGAVITGPWEIAALRDSSLNWGIAQLPKLSNGNDSAPFSGVRNLYVSAYSEYPVAAQMFAKFYTSNENLMARFAKTGQIPTFKGAAEMPEIMADEAVAAIANQAAYSIPMPSIPEIQLFWGPMGAAYGIIWNEEVTVEEGLKNAAEQVRSDIANQ; encoded by the coding sequence ATGAAAAGAGTTTTAAGTCTTGTACTGGCACTTATGCTTGTACTATCATTAGCAGCTTGTAAGCCTGCTGAAGTAGCACCAACTGAAACACCTGCTGAAACACCAGCTGAGACTCAAGCTGAAACACCTGCTGAAACACCTGCAGACGACGCATTGATGCCTGAAGAAGGCGCTGAGCTTCTTGTATGGGAATCACAAGGTGCAGAACTTGAATTTATGCAAGAAATGGCTGCAGCTTTCGAAGCTGAATACGGCGTAAAAGTAACTGTAGAAAACGTTGAACACACAGACGCTGGTGGCCGTATGGCTCAAGATGGTCCTGCTGGTGTTGGTGCGGACGTGTTCGCAGCTCCACATGACCACACTGGTAACCTTGTTGCATCTGGTCTTGTTGTTCCAAACATGTTTGCAGATGAAATGAAAGAGCAAATGATCGACGCAGCTATCATCGCATCTTCATTTGACGGCGAAGTTTTCGGTTTCCCAAGAGCGATCGAAACTTATGCAATGTTCTACAACAAAGATATCTTCCCAACTCCTCCTGCTACATATGAAGAGTTAATCGCTTTCGGTAAAGAGTACACTGATGTAAACGCTAACCAATATGCATTCTACATGGATGTTGACAACGCTTACTTCGTACAATCATTCCTAGCTGGCGGCGGCGGTTACGTATTTGGTAACGGTGGTTCGGATGCTACTGATGTAGGTCTTGATTCAGAAGGCGCTATCTTCGGTATCAACGAAATGATGAAACTTAAAGAAATCCTTCCAATTCCATCTGGCGATGCTGATTACGGTCCAATGATGGGTCTATTTAACGAAGGTAAAGTCGGCGCAGTGATCACTGGCCCATGGGAAATCGCTGCTCTTAGAGATTCATCTCTTAACTGGGGTATCGCTCAACTTCCTAAACTTTCAAACGGCAACGATTCAGCTCCTTTCTCAGGCGTAAGAAACCTTTATGTTTCTGCTTACTCTGAGTACCCTGTAGCTGCTCAAATGTTTGCTAAATTCTATACTTCAAATGAAAACTTAATGGCGCGTTTCGCTAAGACTGGTCAAATCCCAACGTTTAAAGGCGCTGCTGAAATGCCAGAAATCATGGCTGACGAAGCTGTAGCTGCTATCGCTAACCAAGCTGCATACTCTATCCCAATGCCTTCAATCCCTGAAATTCAATTGTTCTGGGGTCCAATGGGCGCTGCATACGGTATCATCTGGAACGAAGAAGTTACAGTTGAAGAAGGTCTAAAAAATGCTGCTGAGCAAGTTAGATCTGATATCGCTAACCAATAA